The following are encoded in a window of Vibrio sp. SCSIO 43136 genomic DNA:
- a CDS encoding DMT family transporter, translating into MDNKVVKAHLAVLTAVIIWATSFIALKIAVGEVAPMVVIFLRMVIGSLAFLAVWPWIRHGINYQTGDWKLLAGMALFEPCLYFVFEAQAMRYTSAGQAGMVTAMLPLMVAVAAYFFLKERNTKRQWAGLFIAVIGVVWMTMSSSESEQAPNPVLGNLLEFGAMVTAVGYTLLVKHLTQRYSAFVLTALQSFVGAIFFLPLALSSSWSSDVSNIAIASIVYLGLIVSLGGYGLYNYSLSHIKASTSAGYINLLPAFTLVFSMLLLGERLGFTQWVAIGIIFFGVLLSQEREKKTDPKLGQANAR; encoded by the coding sequence ATGGATAATAAAGTCGTCAAAGCTCACCTTGCCGTGCTCACCGCTGTAATTATTTGGGCTACGTCATTTATCGCTTTAAAAATAGCGGTTGGTGAAGTTGCACCCATGGTTGTTATTTTTCTGCGCATGGTTATCGGCTCATTGGCATTTCTTGCGGTTTGGCCGTGGATCCGCCATGGGATCAACTACCAAACTGGTGACTGGAAGCTTTTGGCAGGCATGGCGCTCTTTGAGCCGTGTCTGTATTTCGTATTCGAGGCTCAAGCAATGCGGTACACCAGTGCAGGTCAAGCTGGAATGGTCACTGCCATGCTTCCATTGATGGTTGCTGTTGCTGCCTATTTTTTCCTAAAAGAACGTAATACTAAACGTCAATGGGCGGGGCTATTCATCGCTGTTATTGGTGTCGTCTGGATGACAATGAGCAGCTCAGAAAGCGAGCAAGCTCCTAACCCTGTGTTAGGTAATCTACTCGAGTTTGGTGCCATGGTGACGGCAGTAGGCTATACCCTGCTGGTTAAACACTTAACACAACGCTATTCTGCTTTTGTTTTAACTGCGCTACAAAGCTTTGTTGGTGCCATTTTCTTTTTACCACTCGCATTAAGTTCAAGTTGGTCGAGCGATGTATCCAACATCGCAATAGCCAGCATTGTTTACTTGGGACTGATTGTTTCCTTGGGGGGCTACGGACTGTACAACTACTCTCTATCCCACATTAAAGCCTCCACTTCGGCGGGTTACATAAATTTGCTGCCTGCTTTTACTTTGGTTTTCTCGATGCTACTTCTAGGCGAGCGCCTTGGTTTTACTCAATGGGTAGCAATAGGGATTATTTTCTTTGGGGTATTATTGAGTCAGGAGCGAGAGAAAAAAACCGACCCTAAATTAGGTCAAGCAAATGCAAGATAG
- a CDS encoding patatin family protein → MTDKTKHALVVEGGAMRGIFAAGVLDGFIDHAYNPFDFCIGVSAGSTNIASWLSNQRGRTYTIIADYSCQPEFINFKKFARGGHWLDLDWLWDHIAKHYPYDMEAFNAQKLPFHIVTTDVESGEAIYTKGEESNLEIILKASCSVPVAYRTHLSVNGRKMIDGGLADSIPVVEAYKRGAKQITVILSQPKGYKKRPPLAPWLLRRLMKDTPQLAEAMIKRAEQYNQTLEFIDNPPKDCTIQVISPDESFAVGRLTTDKKKLELGYQMGLQAANDAIHLD, encoded by the coding sequence ATGACAGACAAAACAAAGCATGCCCTAGTCGTCGAAGGTGGTGCAATGCGCGGGATATTTGCTGCCGGAGTGCTAGACGGGTTTATTGACCATGCATATAACCCATTTGATTTCTGTATCGGTGTCTCCGCAGGTTCCACCAATATTGCTTCATGGCTGTCTAACCAGCGCGGCCGCACCTATACCATTATTGCCGACTACTCTTGCCAGCCAGAGTTTATCAACTTTAAAAAGTTTGCCCGTGGTGGGCATTGGTTAGATCTAGATTGGCTATGGGACCATATTGCTAAACACTATCCTTACGACATGGAAGCATTTAATGCGCAAAAACTGCCATTTCACATTGTCACCACTGATGTCGAGTCTGGTGAGGCAATTTACACCAAAGGGGAAGAAAGCAACCTAGAAATAATCCTAAAGGCGTCATGTTCGGTACCAGTCGCCTATCGTACTCATTTAAGTGTCAATGGACGCAAAATGATCGATGGAGGATTGGCAGATTCAATTCCCGTTGTTGAAGCCTACAAGCGCGGAGCTAAACAAATCACGGTGATCCTATCGCAGCCCAAAGGATACAAAAAGCGTCCACCACTCGCACCATGGTTGCTAAGACGACTCATGAAAGATACGCCTCAACTTGCTGAGGCCATGATTAAACGAGCCGAACAATATAATCAAACACTAGAGTTTATCGATAACCCACCAAAAGATTGCACCATTCAGGTCATCTCTCCGGATGAGTCATTTGCCGTTGGAAGATTAACCACGGACAAGAAGAAACTTGAATTGGGGTATCAGATGGGATTACAAGCTGCGAACGATGCCATTCATCTCGATTGA
- a CDS encoding trypsin-like serine protease, which yields MKGVSFLFLVLVPMLVSAGIIRGESREQVKDAWSFEVVNGVHGARKVGYLTAWENSTPNTVHSCSATLIGKKHLLTAAHCVINIRDAKPFDNLEFHPRKVGKDDYSPTRVFVTSGYVLKDYLKKNKELIFTLTPTLSSIDLGMIRNDIAILEVKNPKSSKGTGDQLGTYGTWRQEFDLSLGSDDIFDMYLLSYPGDKPNATLWYEECYLRHEVYNVALTTCDTYPGASGASVLQYSPKYDNYYVTGVVSAQTETRNVVALFTPELRADFRAIMDGKAQPNGLFAPVKFKTKQFIHVGIHNKCKESVKVAIRYKNAEKEQWRTIGGYLSKGEVLRSDASNNTFWYYWATSSNYNWNGDSRQLTFDGDTFDSRERQVKAKKENEQLWGDTVIDLTCNN from the coding sequence GTGAAAGGTGTTTCATTTCTGTTTCTAGTCTTAGTTCCGATGCTTGTAAGTGCTGGAATTATTAGAGGCGAGAGTCGAGAGCAGGTGAAAGATGCGTGGTCATTTGAAGTGGTTAACGGTGTTCACGGTGCGAGAAAGGTTGGGTATCTAACAGCGTGGGAAAACTCTACACCCAATACAGTTCACAGTTGTAGCGCCACGCTCATAGGTAAAAAACATCTACTGACAGCCGCTCATTGTGTCATCAATATCCGTGATGCTAAGCCATTCGATAACTTAGAGTTTCATCCAAGAAAAGTAGGAAAGGACGACTATTCTCCAACTCGAGTTTTCGTCACCTCTGGATATGTACTTAAAGATTATCTTAAGAAGAATAAAGAACTCATATTTACGCTAACTCCAACATTGAGCTCGATCGATCTCGGAATGATTCGTAACGATATCGCTATTTTGGAAGTGAAAAACCCCAAGTCTTCAAAAGGGACGGGAGATCAACTCGGAACATACGGCACTTGGCGACAGGAGTTCGATCTCTCACTTGGCAGTGATGATATCTTCGATATGTACCTTCTTTCTTACCCAGGAGATAAGCCAAATGCCACTTTATGGTATGAAGAGTGCTATTTACGTCATGAGGTGTATAACGTTGCACTCACCACATGCGATACATATCCAGGGGCAAGTGGTGCGAGCGTCCTACAATACTCACCCAAGTATGATAACTACTATGTAACAGGGGTAGTCTCAGCTCAAACGGAAACTCGAAATGTGGTTGCTTTGTTTACCCCTGAGCTGAGAGCTGATTTCCGAGCAATCATGGACGGCAAGGCACAGCCAAATGGTCTTTTTGCACCCGTTAAATTCAAAACAAAGCAATTTATTCACGTCGGAATCCATAACAAATGCAAAGAGAGCGTAAAAGTCGCTATTCGATATAAGAATGCCGAGAAAGAACAATGGCGAACCATCGGCGGATACTTATCGAAAGGAGAAGTTTTACGATCTGATGCCTCAAACAATACGTTTTGGTATTACTGGGCCACCTCTAGCAACTACAACTGGAATGGGGACAGTCGCCAGTTGACTTTTGACGGGGATACCTTCGATTCTCGCGAAAGGCAGGTCAAAGCGAAAAAAGAAAATGAGCAACTATGGGGAGATACTGTTATCGATCTGACCTGTAATAACTAA